The genomic interval aaacaactctaataataataataataataataggcttGCTAATAATAATGAAACTAGTAAATACACCATGAAACAATTTGTTTAACAAACCTGGATTGAAGAGAATGGCTCCCTTTAAATATGCATATTCTTTGGTGCTGATGTCCAGTCCCCAACATTTATTCAAAAACATTTTTATTCCTTGGACATCAGTGAGAGAAACGCCTTGGCCACTGCGCCCGTGCGCGGTCTCCTGTCTTCCTTGTCCGCTGGTTAGTATGTTCTGTAACATACTGAAATCTGGCGTCTCCATGGTCTCGAAGTCGATCAAGTCCTGCGCCATGCCCAAAACGAGCAGCTGGGCCCAGCTGTTGCGCACGAGCTGTAACTGGTCCTCCGCTGGAAGTTCCCGAAAACAAAGTACATTTTTAACAAACTTCAGCGTTTTTAAAAGCGATGCCGACGCTACTTTACACGTTGTCTGGGGAGAACGGAGAACCACTTTCTTCTTAGAGCCACACGAACAAGCCTGCTGTTGAGGGACCGCCAACCTCGTCCGCCCCTGTGAATGCTGATTCGGTTGGTTGTCGTTTTTCAAAATGCTGTAAAGGATGCTTCTTTGTCCCCTTTCGCCGAGGCACTGGCAGCTGTCAAAGCAAGCCATCCCTTCCTTCTGTTGATAGCTGGCAAAGACAACCCTGGCGACGTGGAAGGTGAGGTTTTATATTTCCTTCCTCCTCATTGACAACTTGTTTAGACTTTTTAAATATTCGACGACACCGCCCACCCAGTTCTACACAGGCGCACGACTAGAGGGAGCCAGACAGCCAGTTGCCACAAGTCCAAAGTGGTTTCATACAGTACAATAGCCAATTTCTGGATTATGCAAAAGACACCCTGAATTAGATTTTCTAATTAATTAGGTTATATGGTgctttcgggaagtattcagaccccttgacttttcccaaattttggtatgttacagccttaattaaaattgattacattttcaggtctctccagagattttcgattgggttcaagtctgggctctggccactcaaggacattcagagatttgtcccgaagccactcctgcattatcttggctgtgtgcttagggttgttgtcctgttggaaggtgaaccttcgtcccagtctgagattctgagcgctctggagcaggttttcatcaaggatctctccgtactttgctctgttaatctttccctcgatcctaactagtctcccagtccctgcccctgaaaaacatccccacagcatgatgctaccaccaccatgcttcaccgtagggatggtgtcaggtttcctccagacgtgacgcttggcattcaggccaagagttcaatcttggtttcatcagactcttgtttctcatgttctgagagtcttttaggtgcctttttgcaaactacaagctggctgtcatgtgccttttactgaggagtggcttctgtctggccactaccataaaggcctgattggtggagtgctgcagagatggttgtccttctggaaggttctcccatctccacagaggaactctggagctctgtcagagtgactatcaggttcttggtcacccctTCTCCCactattgctcagtttgaccgggtggacagctctaggaagagtcttggtgtgtccaaacttcttccatttaagaatgatggaggccactgtgctcttagGGACTTTCAATGTtggagaaatgttttggtacctttccccagatctgtgcctcgactcaatcctgtctcggagctctacggacaattcctttaatCTCATGACttgtttttttgctctgacatgcactgtcaactgtgggaccttatatagacaggtgtgtgcctttccaaatcatgtccaatcaattgaatttaccacaggtggactctaatcaagttatagaaacatctcaaggatgatcaatggaaacaggatgcacctgagcttaattttgaggctcatagcaaagggtctgaatacttatgtgaataaggtatttctgggGGGGTTCCAGTTTTTTtatttgcaaaaaaatatgtatttctctctctctctcttctctctctatctttctctctgtctttcgctCCCTCTCTGTGGCCTTGTGTGAATAGTTGTGGCCTTGTGTGGGAAGGTATTCCAAATCGACTGAAAGAGAGGAGACCAATACAAGGAATTGTCCCCTTCTAGAAGACTTGTTGCCACATGTTAAATGAAATTCTGGGCAATGTGACAATATCCAAGCGGTGCTACATTTCTGTTTCTTTGTTAGGTCACTGCATCAGGTCTTACAAGCTTTCAGACCTCAATTAGTGACATCAGGCTTCGATAATGGAAAACGCACCTGATCCGCACCACCGAGACGCACCTTGACCCTGACTCTGTGGCATCTTCCACGTAATAACTAAACAACAACTGAAGAATACCTGCGCACCAGAACTCAATACCAGATAATTATCTCTGAGACCAGAGCTTCTTCTTCCTTCAAATATCAATTGGATTCCAGAGGCGAAGCTTTATGTGCAGCTGTGTACTTTGATATTTCATAGGCGATGGGTTTGTTGCCACGTCTGCAGGCAAGGTTCCTGTCTAGACACCGTCAATGTCATCCTTATTCTCAATGTAAGGCCCTCATTTGGAAGGTAGATCTGAGTTCAAAGAGAATAAAGATATCTTGTTCTCTGCTCTCCTGGGGTATAGGGCGGCTCTCATAGCATGTTCAACATATAATTTCATTTGTAGCGATAGGGAGAAATAAGCATTGTAAAAGAATTCAAAAGTCATTGGAGTGTCAATTTTTTCATCGTCTGATTCGACATACGGGTGAAAGGTTTTCCTTCGAAGTGGAGTTTTTAGACATAACCAATGTCAATAATGTGAAATGACAAGTGTGTCATGAcatctgtttgagtgtgtgtcaCTGGGTAACTCTTTCCCTCCTAAAACTGATGCCAAACTTCAGCAGTGTTGCATGACAACAACCCACCATGACACACTGTCAACATACTTCACCCGCCTCAGTGTCACCGTCAGTGAATGTCTGACTGTCTGGGTCACTCTCTGGGAACAAAAGGTTGTAATCAAAAGAAGAAGAAGTATCATGAAAGTCCTGAAGTTCAGGGTCACTCACAGCATTAGGCTTGACAGAACCAGATGTGACAGAACAACACAGACGTCTTGAAGGGAACACTGATGTCATCCTCTCTTAGAGGAGATTATAAAAGATGATTGATTCGCTGGCCTGTTTAGAAAATGATATCAAGGCAGGCTGTTCTTCCTCTGTCTTTTTCCTCAAGGCTATGGTGTAGCAGCCGATGAAAGCCTGTACTTTGTTGGGGTTTACAATATtgttcacaaaaaagaaactctcACAGTTGATATTCTTGAAAATGAATATTTTTGTTCCAAGGCATAGATCAAGGACAGAGTCGTGTAAACAACCTTCACGaaactcttcctctcctccacaccccaCCCCAACCCATGTCTTTTATCCTGCCCAGTGACCTCCTCACCCCACCCCAACCCATGTCTTTTATCCTGCCCAGTGACCTCCTCACCCCACCCCAACCCATGTCTTTTATCCTGCCCAGTGACCTCCTCACCCCACCCCAACCCATGTCTTTTATCCTGCCCAGTGACCTCCTCACACCACCCATGTCTTTTATCCTGCCCAGTGATCTCCTCACCCCACCCCAACCCATGTCTTTTATCCTGCCCAGTGACCTCCTCACACCACCCCAACCCATGTCTTTTATCCTGCCCAGTGACCTCCTCACACCAACCATGTATTTTATCCTGCCCAGTGACCTCCTCACACCACTCATGTCTTTTATTCTTCCCAGTGACCTCCTCACACCACCCATGTCTTTTATCCTGCCCAGTGACCTCCTCACACCACCCATGTCTTTTATCCTGCCCAGTGACCTCCTCACTCCGCCACCCCCCATGTCTTTTATCCTGCCCAGTGACCTCCTCACCCCGCCACCACCCATGTCTTTTATCCTGCCCAGTGACCCCCCATGTATTTTATCCTGCCCAGTGACCTCCTCACCCCGCCACCACCCATGTCTTTTATCCTGCCCAGTGACCTCTTCACACCACCCATAACTTTTATCCTGCCCAGTGACCTCCTCACACCACCCATGTCTTTTATCCTGCCCAGTGACCTCTTCACACCACCCATATCTTTTATCCTGCCCAGTGACCTCCTCACACCACCCATATATTTTATTCTTCCCAGTGACCTCCTCACACCATCCATGTATTTTATCCTGCCCAGTGACCTCCTCACACCACCCATGTATTTTATCCTGCCCAGTGATCTCCTCACACCACACCACCCATGTATTTTATCCTGCCCAGTGACCtcctcaccccaccccacccaTGTCTTTTATCCTGCCCAGTGACCTCCTCACCCCGCCACCACCCATGTCTTTTATCCTGCCCAGTCACCACTTCACACCACCCATGTATTTTATCCTGCCCAGTGACCTCTTCACACCACCCATGTCTTTTATCCTGCCCAGTGACCTCCTCACCCCGCCACCACCCATGTCTTTTATCCTGCCCAGTGACCTCCTCACCCCGCCACCACCCATGTCTTTTATCCTGCCCAGTGACCTCCTCACCCCACCCTCACCCATGTCTTTTATCCTGCCCAGTGACCTCCTCACCCCACCCTCACCCATGTCTTTTATCCTGCCCAGTGACCTCCTCACCCCACCCTCACCCATGTCTTTTATCCTGCCCAGTGACCTCCTCACCCCGGCACCCCCCATGTCTTTTATCCTGCCCAGTGACCTCCTCACCCCGCCACCACCCATGTCTTTTATCCTGCCCAGTGACCTCTTGACACCCActccaagacggcgtagcagagtagacgtctttgtcctgtcgtgtcccgtgtcccttgtatatatctttttacatctttttcttcgcatatcttttaaaaatactttcttaaacctcaacttctaaatactctcctgcaacccgcctcacccaatgtggcgtggatctgcttttttctaaagtatttctatttacttctgatctggaatccatctactgaagatagccagctaactgcctaccagctatcagttagcaaaccattgctagcggtcatcagctaacctttagctcggaatgCTCTcactagttcgaacaacgtgactaaaaccagagcataacggacctatttctctccatatccccggattcctaccgcaaactctgaacattttcatctggatcttcgcaactagctaaccacaatcccgggtgaccactcctggctagcgtttccatcccggagcaggcaccggagcaggcaccaattagcctgaagctaattggctagggctcctgtgctaccactgaagcccactcctgggctacaagacccggacccatttactgccggtacggagcacggaaccccgcctatcctctacgactggaataccgacataatctgcccggggactccaacaggcccctctggcgtgacgcccgctgaaggcccattctgctaacctactaggcctgttagctacctagagctacctggaaccctactaattccacgactggtctatcgacgtcaccgcacgaagaggcaaaaacagacttcccccccatcgcgacgtcccccaaaggctaacttgcctgccccggtctgctaactgctagcttatcttgcagctagcgcagccaggaagctagcaccagttagcaaacacaattctacaattcacaacctctctttcgccatcgctatccggcttggattctctgtcgacacgaccacgtctggtttgcagacgtgccctcaaccggcctccgtctgagcagaccccgtccgtctgagcagaccacccccccgggctactaactttaaacgcgtgctagcttagtggaggcctcactactccatctacggctgccccctggacactatgatcacttggctacatagctgatgcctgcttgactgtccattaattcacggtactccattctgtttatttgtgttttatctgtcggctctgtgccttaactcaggatctgtgtgtagttaatccgaccctctctgcccagtcgtcgccatttttaccttctgttgctgtgttagctgactagctgctgttatttcacctgctgttttagctagctctcccaatcatgacctgcaatcactttatgccttattgtatgtctctctctaatatcaatatgccttacatactgttgttcaggctagttatcattgttttggcttgcaatggaccccgtagttccactctccgtacctctgatacctcctttgtcccaccccccacacatgcggtgacctcacccattgagaccagcatgtccagagatacaacctctcttatcatcacccagtgcctgggcttgcctccgctgtacccgtgccccaccataccctggtctgcacattatgcccagaatctattctaccacgcccataaatctgctccttttattccttgtccccaacgctctaggcgaccagttttgatagcctttagccgcaccctcatcctactactcctctgttcctcgggtgatgtggaggtaaacccaggccctgcatgtccccagtcaccctcatttgttgacttctgtgatcgaaaaagccttggcctcatgcatgtcaacatcagaagcctcctccccaagtttgccttactcaccgctttagcacactctgccaaccctgatgtccttgccgtgtctgaatcctggcttaggaaggccaccaaaaactctgagatttccatacccaactataacactttccgtcaagatagaactgccaaagggggaggagttgcaatctactgcagagatagcctgcaaagttctgtcatactttccaagtctatgcccaaacagttcgaacttctaattttaaaaattaatctctccagaaataagtctctcactgttgccgcctgctaccgacccccctcagctcccagctgtgccctggacaccatctgtgaattgatcgctccccatctagcttcagagtttgttctgttaggtgacctaaactgggatatgcttaacaccccggcagtcctacaatctaagcttgatgccctcaatctcacacaaatcatcaaggaacccaccaggtacaaccctaaatccgtaaacatgggcaccctaatagacattatcctgaccaacttgccctccaaatacacctctgctgtcttcaatcaagatctcagcgatcactgcctcattgcctgtatccgccacgggtccacggtcaaacgaccacccctcatcactgtcaaacgctccctgaaacacttctgcgagcaggcctttctaatcgacctggcccgggtaccctggaaggatattgacctcatcccgtcagttgaggatgcctgctcattctttaaaagttacttcctcaccatattagacaagcatgctccgttcaaaaaatgcagaaccaagaacagatatagcccttggttcactccagacctgactgccctcgaccagcacaaaaacatcctgtggcgaactgcaatagcatcgaagagcccccgtgatatgcaactgttcagggaagtcaggaaccaatacacgcagtcagtcaggaaagcaaaggccagctttttcaagcagaaatttgcatcctgtagctctaactccaaaaagttctgggatactgtaaagtccatggaaaacaagagcacctcctcccagctgcccactgcactgaggctagataacacggtcaccactgataagtccgtgataatcgaaaacttcaacaaacatttctcaatggctggccatgccttccacctggcgactccaaccttggccaacagccccgccccccccgctgctactcgcccaagcctccccagcttctccttttcccatatccagatagcagatgttctgaaagagctggaaaacctggacccatacaaatcagctgggcttgacaatctgggccccctatttctgaaactgtccgctgccattgtcgcaccccctattaccagcctgttcaacctctccttcgtatcatctgagatccccaaggattggaaagctgccgctgtcatccccctcttcaaagggggagacaccctggacccaaactgttacagacctatatccatcctgccctgcctagctaaggtcttcgaaagccaagtcaacaaacagatcactgaccatctcgaatcccaccgtaccttctccgctgtgcaatccggtttccgagccggtcacgggtgcacctcagccacgctcaaggtactaaacgatatcataaccgccatcgataaaagacattactgtgcagccgtcttcatcgacctggccaaggctttcgactctgtcaatcaccatattcttatcggcagactcaatagcctcggtttttctaatgactgccttgcctggttcaccaactactttgcagacagagttcagtgtgtcaaatcggagggcatgttgtccggtcctctggcagtctctatgggggtaccacagggttcaattctcgggccgactcttttctctgtatacatcaatgatgttgctcttgctgcgggcgattccctgatccacctctacgcagacgacaccattctgtatacttccggcccttccctggacactgtgctatctaacctccaaacgagcttcaatgccatacaacactccttccgtggcctccaactgctcttaaacgctagtaaaaccaaatgcatgcttttcaaccgttcgctgcctgcacccgcacgcccgactagcatcaccaccctggacggttccgacctagaatatgtggacatctataagtacctaggtgtctggctagactgcaaactctccttccagactcatatcaaacatctccaatccaaaatcaaatctagagtcggctttctattccggaacaaagcctccttcactcacgccgccaaacttaccctagtaaaactgactatcctaccgatcctcgacttcggcgatgtcatctacaaaatagcttccaatactctactcagcaaactggatgcagtttatcacagtgccatccgttttgttactaaagcaccttatacgacccaccactgcgacctgtatgccctagtcggctggccctcgctacatgttcgtcgtcagacccactggctccaggtcatctacaaggctatgctaggcaaagtgccgcattatctcagttcactggtcacgatggctacacccacccgtagcacgcgctccagcaggtgtatctcactgatcatccctaaagccaaaacctcatttggacgcctttccttccagttctctgctgcctgcgactggaacgaattgcaaaaatctctgaagttggagacttttatctccctcaacaactttaaaaatctgctatccgagcagctaaccgatcgctgcagctgtacatagtccatctgtaaactacccacccaatttacctacctcacccccatactgcttttatttatttacttttctgctcttttgcacaccagtatctcttcttgcacatgatcatctgatgatttatcactccagtgttaatctgctaaattgtaattattcgatttattgcctacctcatgccttttgcacacattgtatatagattctcttttttctaccatgttattgacttgtctattgtttactccatgtgtaactctgtgttgttgtctgttcacactgctatgctttatcttggccaggtcgcagttgcaaatgagaacttgttctcaactagcctacctggttaaataaaggtgaaataaaatttaaaaaaaataaaataaaaatgtctttTATCCTGACCAGTTTCTGCTCAAGGACAGAATATGTTGCTGACATGTTGCACAAAATGTTCTCCTGCTTTGTGAAATGTGATTTTGTTTGTATTATGATGATAAACATGGTAAACATAACAAACATGGTAAACATGACAAACatggtaagcttgacaaacatGACAAACATGGTAAACATTGTAAACATGATAAACATTGTAAACATGGTAAACATAgcttgtatacagtacagtatgcagcACTTTCAAAGCACATAAAGTCCATTGTTTTTGGTCTACCTTGAAAAGCTGGTCACTGGTTTTGcttaaaaacctcttaaggatctgccacttttttcaatttttgcctaaaatgacattaccaaatctaactgcctgtagctcaggccctgaagcaaggatatgcatattcttaatatcatttgaaagaaaacactttgaaggccataatgtattatgccTTTTGAACAGACCTATTCACTGGCCTAGTCCATGTTCTTATAGAGTAGCCTCCACGGTTAGGTAATGGCCTCCAAGAACTAGCTTCCTCTGCTCATTGTCTTTGAAGATTCTACATTAATGATGCATTGGCAAAATAAAATTGAAAAGGAATTGTGACTGTATGTTGTATTAGCCACCTGTTTCAGTCGTTTTGTGATGTACATGCGTGATGACAGTTTGTGAATCATTGGACATAGGAATTGTCTAGTTGTtggattctctcctctctctgtctaggaGCGTCTTTGCTTTTGAACTCACAAACTGACCATGAAACTAGGCGAAGTGCAACAATACTTTCATATAACTTTTCTAGCCTGGTTTCAGAGTGAAACTCTCAGGATTACAAGGACAAGGGCACTTCCGTCTTATGATTTGCACTCCTTTAAGGCTAAAGTCTAAAAGCTTTCAGTGAACCAAGGACTCCTGCCCAGTCTAATTCCCATACTGTTTGGAAACGTTCCTGCGCCTGGACCTTGAGAATAATGCAGATGTTCTGAGAAGTAGCCCCAAAGACCAACACTAatcctacatacagtacatgaatTCTACTTGATTTAGGATGAATATTGAATATGAAAACATACAGTCGGTCACTAGACGTTTCACACTGGTAGAAGTTGTTTTGTTGGAAGTAAACGCTCTATTCAATCCATACCAGGTAATGGACATCCTGGCAATTACAATATTCAATTCTTCTTGTGCAAAAAAAAGTGCATGTTTGAAAAGTATTGCAGTTGGTAAACATGACGAACTTGGTAACATGATAAACATGATAATCATTTTAAACATGGTAAACATGACGAACATGGTAAACATGACGAACATGGTAAACATAAAAAAGTGCATGTTTGAAAAGTATTGCAGTTGGTAAA from Salvelinus fontinalis isolate EN_2023a unplaced genomic scaffold, ASM2944872v1 scaffold_0745, whole genome shotgun sequence carries:
- the LOC129847169 gene encoding nuclear receptor subfamily 0 group B member 1-like, which codes for MACFDSCQCLGERGQRSILYSILKNDNQPNQHSQGRTRLAVPQQQACSCGSKKKVVLRSPQTTCKVASASLLKTLKFVKNVLCFRELPAEDQLQLVRNSWAQLLVLGMAQDLIDFETMETPDFSMLQNILTSGQGRQETAHGRSGQGVSLTDVQGIKMFLNKCWGLDISTKEYAYLKGAILFNPDIAELRCQSYIQALQSEAHQALHEYVKVTHRRDSTRFTKLLIALSMLRSINANVVAGLFFKPVIGTVSMNELLLEMFYGK